A stretch of [Clostridium] scindens DNA encodes these proteins:
- a CDS encoding transglycosylase domain-containing protein — translation MKKKKKIFCCLLFLIYMLLGSGAFFGIKGYEMYREAITDEPIDQRIEKIRSQENYVDYDSLPQFYVKATISIEDRRFEDHGGIDLIAIGRAAWRDIRSLSLAEGGSTITQQFAKNLLFTRDKKFERKVAEVFAAIEIESRYTKDEIFELYANTVYFGSGYYGIYQASLGYFGKEPRKLNEYESAMLAGIPKAPSIYSPDASKEMASRRTDQVLYSMAQCGAITREEADRIKTLMLKTSEYGSIKDVDKRMLNLKKRVPRKCEGLSF, via the coding sequence ATGAAGAAAAAGAAGAAAATCTTCTGCTGTCTGTTGTTCCTTATTTACATGCTGCTGGGAAGCGGCGCCTTCTTTGGGATAAAAGGATACGAAATGTATCGGGAAGCCATAACAGATGAGCCGATCGACCAGCGTATTGAAAAGATACGCAGTCAGGAGAATTATGTTGACTACGACAGTCTTCCACAATTCTATGTAAAAGCGACGATATCCATTGAGGACCGCAGATTTGAAGATCACGGAGGAATTGATCTGATTGCGATCGGACGCGCTGCATGGAGGGATATCCGGTCGCTGTCCTTAGCAGAAGGCGGAAGCACTATTACCCAGCAGTTTGCCAAGAATCTGCTGTTTACCAGGGATAAGAAGTTCGAGCGAAAGGTGGCGGAGGTCTTTGCGGCCATAGAGATAGAATCAAGATATACAAAGGATGAGATATTCGAACTATATGCCAATACAGTATACTTCGGCAGTGGATACTATGGAATCTATCAGGCATCCTTGGGGTATTTTGGAAAAGAACCGCGGAAACTGAATGAATATGAGTCAGCCATGCTTGCGGGCATTCCAAAGGCTCCTTCCATCTACTCGCCGGATGCCAGTAAAGAAATGGCGTCACGGCGCACGGACCAGGTGCTATACAGCATGGCGCAGTGCGGGGCAATTACCAGGGAAGAGGCGGACAGGATTAAAACGTTGATGTTAAAGACAAGTGAATACGGATCGATAAAGGACGTTGATAAACGTATGCTGAATTTGAAAAAGAGAGTTCCTCGTAAGTGCGAGGGACTCTCTTTTTAA